One Phaseolus vulgaris cultivar G19833 chromosome 4, P. vulgaris v2.0, whole genome shotgun sequence DNA window includes the following coding sequences:
- the LOC137837580 gene encoding uncharacterized protein: MVVSLGPGKFYGTSLPRPRIYTDVKFNDHRVDPPLPVTDPFMSWAQEAHWSMGGLSFKRLRLQGKIEGNVHKLRSQREKVQSLSPAPAHSVLAPSERASSPSPPPAPVVTKRRRYMDLIVDEEEEEEPEEVEPPRTRVRKSRLVKKLGDDFDRVAQEKDEPETMPLKTLTRSRRLVKSAEKKTVVETAQKSKPNGKQSASEAEKSPRVRTSPRLAKRVSS, encoded by the coding sequence ATGGTTGTTTCTCTCGGCCCCGGCAAGTTCTACGGCACCAGCCTCCCTCGTCCTCGCATCTACACCGACGTCAAGTTCAACGACCACCGCGTTGACCCCCCACTCCCCGTCACCGACCCATTCATGTCTTGGGCCCAAGAGGCCCACTGGTCCATGGGCGGCCTTAGCTTCAAGCGCCTCCGCCTCCAGGGTAAAATCGAAGGAAACGTCCATAAGCTCCGCTCCCAGCGCGAGAAGGTCCAGTCCCTAAGCCCAGCCCCGGCCCATTCCGTCCTTGCCCCATCCGAAAGAGCTTCCTCACCTTCCCCTCCACCGGCTCCGGTGGTGACCAAACGCCGAAGGTACATGGATCTCATTGtggacgaagaagaagaagaagaaccagAAGAGGTTGAGCCTCCCAGAACCCGTGTCCGGAAGAGCCGCTTAGTCAAAAAGCTCGGCGATGATTTCGATAGGGTTGCTCAGGAGAAGGATGAACCCGAAACAATGCCCTTGAAGACTCTGACTCGTTCTAGGAGATTGGTCAAGAGTGCTGAAAAGAAGACGGTGGTTGAAACGGCGCAGAAATCAAAGCCTAATGGAAAGCAGAGTGCCAGTGAAGCTGAGAAGAGCCCTAGGGTTAGAACTTCACCAAGATTGGCTAAGCGCGTTTCAAGTTAG